The Triticum aestivum cultivar Chinese Spring chromosome 7B, IWGSC CS RefSeq v2.1, whole genome shotgun sequence genome window below encodes:
- the LOC123162140 gene encoding myb family transcription factor MPH1, translating into MRGFERRGVRQYNRSDEPRMRWTEELHRQFIEAVDCLGGQDEATPKRILQLMGTKGVSISHIKSHLQMYRSSSSGSGSSNPPHASVNRRQDHCVDGNITATSASDRIDVPSYAVFHRGHHSISPPCQIPSIEEVFRSWEQSRGRLQWDSSGMLNSPEKATGWSRHANSKTCQKKQRAAAGCDLTLSIGRWEEEAVSSDTDISSTTAEEIVVPARGQGASGHRRPEASADLNLNLNLDLAISSSWL; encoded by the exons ATGAGAGGATTTGAGAGGAGAGGCGTCCGGCAGTACAACCGGTCGGACGAGCCGCGGATGCGTTGGACGGAGGAGCTTCACCGGCAGTTCATCGAGGCCGTGGACTGCCTCGGCGGCCAGGACG AGGCAACACCAAAGCGAATTCTTCAGCTGATGGGCACAAAGGGAGTCAGTATATCTCACATCAAAAGCCATCTCCAGATGTACAGATCAAGCTctagcggcagcggcagcagcaatcCACCCCATGCATCAGTGAATCGTCGTCAAGATCACTGCGTCGATGGGAACATCACGGCAACGTCAGCTTCAGACAGGATCGACGTTCCCTCTTACGCTGTGTTTCATCGCGGCCACCACTCGATATCGCCGCCGTGCCAAAT ACCGTCCATTGAGGAGGTTTTCAGGAGCTGGGAGCAGAGTAGAGGGCGGCTGCAGTGGGACTCCTCCGGCATGCTAAATTCACCAGAGAAG GCGACTGGCTGGTCCCGTCACGCtaatagcaagacatgtcagaagAAGCAGCGGGCAGCGGCGGGGTGTGACCTGACGCTATCGATCGGCCGGTGGGAGGAGGAGGCTGTGAGTAGTGACACTGACATCTCAAGCACGACCGCTGAGGAGATCGTCGTGCCGGCAAGGGGTCAAGGAGCCAGTGGTCACCGCCGTCCTGAGGCTTCCGCTGATCTGAACCTTAACCTGAACCTCGATCTTGCCATCTCATCTTCTTGGCTCTGA